The sequence below is a genomic window from Nitrospirota bacterium.
ATGCGGCGTGACCTCCGGGCGTCAGACAGTTTAGAGGATCCTGCTGCTGACGTTCTTGACAGTATTCTTATAGTTGCCCGTCACGTCCGTGAACGTCACAACATCGAGATATGTGCCCACATTGCTGTGCGTCGTGCTGCTCAGGTCCAGCCCGGCGCTCAGGTCCTCACCGTTGACGCCGGTCGCCGTCCCCGTCGCCGTATGCGCCAGGCCATCGTAGATCACATCATAGCCGGTCACCGTGATTACGGCATTGGCTTGGTTGATCGTGCTCTTCACGTTCTTGAGCGTATTCTTATAGTTGCCCGTCACGTCCGTGAAGGTCACCGTGTCGATGTACACGCCGGCATTCGTGTGGGATGTGACGCTCATGTTCAGCCCGCTCAGGTCCTCCCCCAAGACCCCCGTCGCCGTGCCCGTCGCCTGGTGCGAGGACCCGTCGTAGGTGCCGTAGTAGCCCGTCAGGCTGATCACCGCGTTCGCCTGCTTGATCGTGCTCTTCGCGTTCTTGAGCGTATTCTTATAGTTGCCCGTCACGTCGGTGAAGGTCACCGCATCGATGTACACGCCCGCATTCGCATTCGTATGGGACGTGACGCTCAGGTCCAGCCCGGCGCTCAGGTCCTCACCGTTGACGCCGGTTGCCGTGCCCGTCGCCTCGTGTGCGGCCCCGTCGTAGGTTCCATAGTAGCCGGTCAGGACGAGCGTGGCGTTCGCCTTGGCGATGTTCGCCGACGTCGTATTGACCGACGTCAGGCTATAGTTGCTCGCGTCCAGACCGCCGAGCGTCGCCCCCGTGAGTGTCACGGTCTTGTTGCTGCCCACATTCGCATCGACGAAGGCCGCAGTGCCGCCGCTCATGCTCACATCGTCACTCGCGATGACTCCAGCAAGCGTCTGGGTCTGCACGGTCGCCGTCGTCGTGCCGTCGTAGGTCTTGTTCGCTACTGTGAAGCTGGCCGTGAGACTCTTCTGGCTCACCGTCTGTTCGAGATTTCCGGAGGTGCTGCTCTTGTATCGAAGATGTTCTAGCCACTCATGGTGGCCTCGCCAATGGTTCTCTTGCGGCCCCCCATCATGCCGGTGATCGTCCGGCGGTCGGTGTAGATCCCGATGTTCGTGTGCGTTGTGCCGCTCAGATCCAGCCCACTCAGGCTCTCGCCCTGTACCGCCGGTAAACACGGCGTGGATCGCATGAGTGCCGGCCGTGAAGTTCGATACCGAAATGGTAAAGATTGCGGTCGAGCGACTGCCTCTACTGGCGGTGTCATCGATTCCCAGTGACCTTGTTCCATCAAAGAACTCGACAGAACCTACCGGTCTGGCAGCTCCGTCCGCAGCCGTCACTCTTGCCGTAAACGTGACCGCATCTCCATAGATGGACGTGGCGGCGCTGGAGGTCAGAGTGGTAGTCGTACTTATGCCGCAATTGATGGCGAGGTCGTCCCTCCATCCGTTCGCGCCTGGCTTCCGGTGAGAGTGATTGCTGCCTCCGTTGCCCATTGTGTCCGAAATGCAAATCACTGCGCTCTCGACATGCGAATGGCCCACGTGGTCGTGAGTCACATCCACGGGCGTCATGGGTGTGGCTGACAGCATCAAGCGGGGTTCCAGCGATTCCAGCACAAACGCATTGGCGCGCGGCGCGCGGCGGTGACGTTTCTTAAGATTGAACAGGTTTGTAAGTTTCACGCGAAATCTCCCTTGGTGATTGGTGATAAGAGCCATGGAATAGTTATACAACGGCGCCATGACGCGGGCATTCCCCGGAGGTTGTCCCTCAAAAGTGGGGGCTGGGCTGGTTTGTTTGGTTTATTTAGTTCGAGGAACGAGAGAAACCTTGAGAGGGAGCTGAGATCAGACTTTTCTCATCTCAACCTTAGCCTCAACCTCAACCTTCCGGTATCCGAGACTACCGCAGTTCTTCGACTTGTCCCATCGCGCGCGCCAGATTCACGCGCGAGGCGTTCGCCCGAAACAAGCCGTCGATCATGTTATCCCGCGCGCGTGAGAGAGAAAAGAGCGAGTTGGATAACTCCAACGTGTTCGAACTCAGCACCCGCACCCGTTCTCGGGCGAGCTGCACTTCGGTCAGCGCCGCCTTGAGCCCGTCCTTGGCGATCCGGAGCTGTTCTTTCGCCGAGACGAGCGTCACCAGCGCTTCCCGCAACTCCATCGTGATCTGGCGCGTCACGATGTCCATCTTGATCTCTTCTTGAAGAAGACGGCTGCGGCTCTCGCCGATCCGCCCCTGCCGTTGGCCCCCATCAAAGATGGGGACCGACAAGGTTACTCCGACGTTGTAGGTGCTCAGCGTGCTGTCAATATGGTTGCCGATGAGCCCGTAATTGCCATCCGCCTGCAGCGACGGCAGTCGCTCCCCCTTGACCGAACTCAGCATGAGGCTCGACACCTGCAATCGCTGCTCCTGGGCCTTGAGTTCCGGCCGCTTGACGAACGCCACCTCCCGGGCATAGTCCTGGGTGGGCACCGGCTCATCCGGCGCTTTGAGTTCATCGGTGAGGATGAGCGTCGCATCAAAGGTGATGCCCAAGGCATTGGTCAGGATCAGCTTGGTCCGCTCGACATCACTCTTGGCCAACTCCAAGCGTTGCCGTTCATTCTCCAGTTGGGTTTCCAGCCTGGCCGTATCGAGGCCCGTGGCCATTCCGCCGCTCTGCCGGCTTTTAATGTAGGCCACGAGTTCCTTGTACAGCTCCACATTCGCCGTCCGTGCGGCCACGCTCTCGACGTTCCGCAGAACTTCCAAGTAATTCAAGGCCACAGTCGCCATCGTGTCATTCTTCGTCGTCTCGGATTCCCCTTCCGCGACGGCCAGGGCCGCGCGCGAGGCGCGCCACCGTTCAATCAAGCTCCAACTGAAGAGCGACTGCGACAGGGTGCCTCGGGCATCGGCGACATTAAAGGGATCGCTCCGGATCGGCGCCCCACCAAGCGTCCCTTGAAAGAAGGTCTGATTGTTGTATTTGGCCGACGAGGCCAGGTTCGGCAAGAGGGCGCCGAGTTGCGTGGTGGCGACGCCCCGCGCCGCTTCAATCCGTTCTTTGTACAAGCGCACATTGGGATTCTTGTCCAGCGCCGCCTCAATGGCGTCCTTCAAACTCAGCTTGAGGACCGGCAGCTCCGGTGGGGGCTGCAGCGACGACTCGGCAGCTTGGCTGTGCCCCGCACACAGAAGACCAGCCACAAAGATTGCCAACATCACGCCGGTGTAGATTCGCATACGGTCGCAGTTCCTTCACTACAAGAAGATCGTGATTTGGTCTGTCTGGTCTATTCGGTCTATCTGGTTGATCTAGTTATTCTCGTTCAACCAAACACACGAGACAGACCGAATAGACCAGACAGACCAGTCGCTAAGGCCCCTCGGCTGATGACAGGTGAAAATCCACGGTACACGCCAGGCCGGCGGAAATTGCATTGTTCGGATTCGGCAGTTCCAAGCGCACCCCGAATGTGCCGCTGGCGCTGTCGACGACTTTGTTCACCACCATAACCTTCGCTTGAAGAACCGGCTGCCCCTTTCCTTCCGGACGTACATCGGCTTTCATGCCGGCTTTCAACTTCCCGAGCAGCGAGAGCGGCGCAAACACCTCCACTCGCAATGGGTTGATCTGCGCCAGTTTCATCACAGGCGTCTGCTGGCGGGCCATCTCGCCGGGAGACAGCAGCCGATCGACAACGACGCCGGCAATCGGACTTCGAATCGTGCGCAGCTGCAGCGCAGCTGTGGCGCGATTCAATTCCAATTCAGCCTGGCGCTTGTGTTCCGATGCATCCCGATAGGCCGATTCCGCCAAGGCCTTTTCCGTCTGGGCCTCATCGACTTCGTGTTGGGCAATGGAGTTGGTCTTGAACAATTCCTGAGCCCGTTCGAGTTTCCGGCTGGTAAACCCCATCTTCAGCTGACTGCTCTTCAACGCCGCTTCTGCCTCCGCCTTGGCTTTCGCCAACGCAACAGTCGCCTCTTCGAAGCTCGATTCGAGTGTCAAGATCACCTGTCCCTTCGCGACCCAATCTCCCCGGTCCACCGGCACCGTTTGAATGAGACCCTCCACCGGGGTCCCGATGGAAATCTCGTCATAGGGTGTGATCACGCAGGCCGTTCCCGCTGCCCATACAGACGGCACCGACAGGGCAGAGAGTGCCGCTGCGACGATCAGGGTGCCCGTCGCACACTGCCCCTTCAGCCGCCATTTGTGTGGCTGTTTCACTTCCTGACATTCCACGAACATGTCCATTCAATCACCCTATTCCATTGTCCCGACTTGGGAACTGCTCCGGCCCCCTTCAGCCTTCAGTCTTCAGCCTATCAACCTACGCAGGTTCCCGATTGCCTCATTCCAATCGTCCGGAAAACGCGAGCGAAGTTTCCAACGAATCCTCATGCCGCAACAGATCCCGGCGAATCCGTGCGTGCAAGGACTCGGCCGACAACTGGGCCTGCCGCATGAGAAACACAGCCGGTTTGCCCTGCAGCGGCTTACCTCGACTCACCAGCGCCTGCGCCGCCCACCGCCACAAGAGGCGTCGCGACGTTGTCATGATCTCATCCTCCAGCGACGAGACAATCTCAAAACTTCCCGGATCCCCCTGACGGCCGCTGCGGCCATAGAGCTGTCGGTCGATGCGCCCGGCTTCGTGCCGTTCTGTGGCCAACACGTGCAGACCTCCCGCCTCCGCCACCTTCGGCAGTAACTTGATATCCGTGCCACGGCCGGCCATGTTCGTGGCTACCGTAACGCGACCAGGAAGACCTGCCTTGGAAACGATATCCGCCTCTTCTTTGTCCTGGCGTGCGTTGAGGACGACGTGCGGAATCCTGGCCGCTGTGAGTTTCACACTCAGAATCTCCGAAGCGGAGACCGATCTGGTCCCCACCAGAACAGGCCGCCCCTGTTTATGGAGCGTTGTGATATGATCGACGACCGCCTCCCACTTCTCCTCCGCCGTCGAGAACAGCCACTCTCCCACACATTTCCGCTGCCGCGGGCGATTCGTCGGAACCGTCACGGTGGCCAGGCGATACACTTGCCACAATTCGGTGGCGACCTCCTGACCCGTGCCGGTCATCCCGGCCAGCCACAAATACCGGCGAAAGAACCGCTGGTAGGTGATCCGGGCCAGCGACGCCTGCATCGGCGTGAGGGGGCATCCTTCCTTCAATTCGATCATTTGATGGAGACCCTGTTCCCACGAGCGGTCCTCCATGATGCGCCCCGTGTACTCGTCGATGATCTGGACCTTTTCGTCCCTGACGAGATAATGGGCATCGCGATTGAACAAATGGAGGGCCGTCAGCGCCTGCCGGACCAGCTCTTCACGCCGCCGCGGCCCGGACCAGAAGCCGGTGAGATCCTTCGTCCGTTCCGTCAACAGCGCCTGCCCCTCCGGCGTCAGGCGAACGCTCCGTTCCCGCGGATCGATCTCGAAATCGGACCCCCGTGTCAGTGCATGCGCGAGCTGCAACGCCTTCTCATAGAGAGGCTTCTCCGGCACCTGCCCGCCGCTGTTGGCGATAATGAGCGGCACCCGCGCCTCATCCACCAGGATGCTGTCCGCCTCGTCGACGATACCGAAGCACAACCCGCGGAGCACCAAATTCCGGAGTCTCGTCGCATCGCCATACAACTTCTCCAGCTGGAGTTGAATACGATTGGGCTGCCGCCCGACGGCCAGGCGATCACGCAGATAATCGAACACCAGTTCCTTGTTCGTACAGTAGGTCACATCGCAGGCATAGGCTGCCCGGCGCGCCACAGGGCTCTGCTCGTGGGTGATGACTCCCACCGTCAGACCCAACATCTGATAGATCGGACCCATCTCTTCCGCGTCTCGCGCGGTCAGATAGTCGTTCACGGTAATCAGATGCACCGGCACGCCGGCCAGCGCCGCCGTCGCGGCTGCCAATGTGGCAGTCAAGGTCTTTCCCTCTCCCGTCGCCATCTCGGCCACACAACCGTTGAGCAGAACCCACCCTCCGAGGACCTGCACGTCATAGTGCCGTTGGCCGATCGTCCGGTGGGCCACCTCCCGCACCAGAGCGAATGAGCGAAATACCAGTTCGTTGCTGAAACCCTCGAGCCGGAGTCTTTCTCGTAGTTGCACGACCTCTTTGCGCAGCTGGTCATCTCGCAAGCCGGACAGAGTACGGCCCTGTTCTGCGACCGGCCCTATCACATCGGTCCTTGTCGCCGTACGCTCGCGGAGCCGCCGCATGATGGGGCTCGCGAACTTGACCCCCTGGCGGTCGAACCAGCTCTCGCGTGGCACTGCCCGTTCCGGATAGGCGCTATGCAGCGCCGTTTGTTGACTCGCGATATCAAACATTGAATCGCGACAAGAATAATTGTCGTCCCTGGCGATACCATTGGGCCATGAGCGGCGCCCATCCATGATCGAACCGTACATACACGCGTCCGCCGACATTCACCACACCCAGCTCGACGGGCAATTGAAGATCTACCTGAAAGACCTTTCGAAGGGCCTTCTGGCCCTTCGGGTCTTTCGGGTCCATGGGAACTTGTCCGCCGCCATCGCTTCCGAGCGCCGGACTCGGCAGTTCATCGCTCGCCGCCGGGACCAGACGCGACACCCCGGCATCGATCGGACTGACCAGCCGTTCGGCCAAGCGCACCTGGACTTGCTTCGTACTGTGACGGATCAGATCGATATCGGTCTGATCCACGACCGTTCGCACGGTCAACGTATTCAGATCCACCACGTGGGCCAGCACGTCTCCGCGATGCACGAATCGGCCGGGCAAATCATCCACGCGCGAGACGACCAGTGTGCCGTCAACTTTTGCGGTAATGACGAGATCCTGCACCTGTTCTCTCGTGCGGGCGAGTTTCTCTTCGACGTACCGCTTTTCTTCTTCCAGGATCTTCGCCTTCACGAGGTTTTCCGGAATCTGCTCGCGAATGCGCGCGTTGATCTCCCGGAGGCGTGCCTCGAGCACGGTGAGCTGCGCTGTCAACACCGAGTCCTGACAGACCACCAGCACATCACCTCGCGACACCTTCGATCCCGGAATCCCCACGACCTTCTCGACAAATCCATCGGCCCCGGCACGCACGATCGCTTCGTCCGGAATCCACACGACACCTTCCGCGCGCGTGCGAAACGGCACAGGGGTAAAACAGAGCGCCGCGATGATGACCGCCACCGTTCCACTCGTGACCGCGATCGCCCGCCCACGCACGCGACGGATGCGCGCGCTCGTGAACAGATAGCCCAGCCCCTTTCCCAGCGGAATCAGGAACCACGTGACCGCCGTAACCACGGCGAAGAACATGCCGAGCGCGAACCACTGATCGGTCAGATACATGAGGATGACGAATACGATGAACACCCGATAGAGAAAGGCGCTGACAGAATACCCGACAAACCAGACGCGCTCGCCCGGCGTGGCATGAGGAACCTGCGCCTCCTCGCAGCCAAAGGGATAACGCTCACAGAGATAGCCGATGTACTTGTTGGCCCGCTGGCCCAGATTGGGAATCTCTGTGAGATCCGCAAGCATGTGGTACCCGTCGAACCGGAGCAAGGGATTGCCGTTGAAGAGGACGGTCGAAATCCCGGCAATCATGATGGTGTTATAGGCCAGTGTGCGGACGATACCGGGCTCGACACTCACCCACACAAAGATGGCGATCGACGCGAGCACCAATTCGACGATCATGCCTGCCGCGCCGACGACTGCCCTCTGCCACTTACTGGCGAAGGCCGATGAAGCCGAGGCGTCGACATAGGGCACCGGCGAGAACACGAGCAGCATGATTCCCATCTCGTGCACTTCCCCGCCGAACGCCTTGACGGCAAAGGCGTGGCCGAACTCGTGCAGCGCTTTGATGATCGGAAACAGAAACCAGAGCAGCACTAGATTCTGCGGTGTGCTGATCTGGTCGATGAGATTGGCCGTGAGATCCGACCAGTGCGTGGCGCCGATCAGCACGCCGGGAATCACGATCGCAAGCCACACCAACGCCCCGCCCCACCCGAAGAAGGGCCGGACTAACGGCACGAAGGTCTGCAGCAGCCGTTCCGGATCGAAGAGGGGGAACTGCCAGGCAAAGACATTCATCAGTTTGCGCTGCC
It includes:
- a CDS encoding Ig-like domain repeat protein, yielding MKLTNLFNLKKRHRRAPRANAFVLESLEPRLMLSATPMTPVDVTHDHVGHSHVESAVICISDTMGNGGSNHSHRKPGANGWRDDLAINCGISTTTTLTSSAATSIYGDAVTFTARVTAADGAARPVGSVEFFDGTRSLGIDDTASRGSRSTAIFTISVSNFTAGTHAIHAVFTGGTGREPEWAGSERHNAHEHRDLHRPPDDHRHDGGPQENHWRGHHEWLEHLRYKSSTSGNLEQTVSQKSLTASFTVANKTYDGTTTATVQTQTLAGVIASDDVSMSGGTAAFVDANVGSNKTVTLTGATLGGLDASNYSLTSVNTTSANIAKANATLVLTGYYGTYDGAAHEATGTATGVNGEDLSAGLDLSVTSHTNANAGVYIDAVTFTDVTGNYKNTLKNAKSTIKQANAVISLTGYYGTYDGSSHQATGTATGVLGEDLSGLNMSVTSHTNAGVYIDTVTFTDVTGNYKNTLKNVKSTINQANAVITVTGYDVIYDGLAHTATGTATGVNGEDLSAGLDLSSTTHSNVGTYLDVVTFTDVTGNYKNTVKNVSSRIL
- a CDS encoding TolC family protein; protein product: MRIYTGVMLAIFVAGLLCAGHSQAAESSLQPPPELPVLKLSLKDAIEAALDKNPNVRLYKERIEAARGVATTQLGALLPNLASSAKYNNQTFFQGTLGGAPIRSDPFNVADARGTLSQSLFSWSLIERWRASRAALAVAEGESETTKNDTMATVALNYLEVLRNVESVAARTANVELYKELVAYIKSRQSGGMATGLDTARLETQLENERQRLELAKSDVERTKLILTNALGITFDATLILTDELKAPDEPVPTQDYAREVAFVKRPELKAQEQRLQVSSLMLSSVKGERLPSLQADGNYGLIGNHIDSTLSTYNVGVTLSVPIFDGGQRQGRIGESRSRLLQEEIKMDIVTRQITMELREALVTLVSAKEQLRIAKDGLKAALTEVQLARERVRVLSSNTLELSNSLFSLSRARDNMIDGLFRANASRVNLARAMGQVEELR
- a CDS encoding efflux RND transporter periplasmic adaptor subunit gives rise to the protein MFVECQEVKQPHKWRLKGQCATGTLIVAAALSALSVPSVWAAGTACVITPYDEISIGTPVEGLIQTVPVDRGDWVAKGQVILTLESSFEEATVALAKAKAEAEAALKSSQLKMGFTSRKLERAQELFKTNSIAQHEVDEAQTEKALAESAYRDASEHKRQAELELNRATAALQLRTIRSPIAGVVVDRLLSPGEMARQQTPVMKLAQINPLRVEVFAPLSLLGKLKAGMKADVRPEGKGQPVLQAKVMVVNKVVDSASGTFGVRLELPNPNNAISAGLACTVDFHLSSAEGP
- a CDS encoding preprotein translocase subunit SecA, whose amino-acid sequence is MFDIASQQTALHSAYPERAVPRESWFDRQGVKFASPIMRRLRERTATRTDVIGPVAEQGRTLSGLRDDQLRKEVVQLRERLRLEGFSNELVFRSFALVREVAHRTIGQRHYDVQVLGGWVLLNGCVAEMATGEGKTLTATLAAATAALAGVPVHLITVNDYLTARDAEEMGPIYQMLGLTVGVITHEQSPVARRAAYACDVTYCTNKELVFDYLRDRLAVGRQPNRIQLQLEKLYGDATRLRNLVLRGLCFGIVDEADSILVDEARVPLIIANSGGQVPEKPLYEKALQLAHALTRGSDFEIDPRERSVRLTPEGQALLTERTKDLTGFWSGPRRREELVRQALTALHLFNRDAHYLVRDEKVQIIDEYTGRIMEDRSWEQGLHQMIELKEGCPLTPMQASLARITYQRFFRRYLWLAGMTGTGQEVATELWQVYRLATVTVPTNRPRQRKCVGEWLFSTAEEKWEAVVDHITTLHKQGRPVLVGTRSVSASEILSVKLTAARIPHVVLNARQDKEEADIVSKAGLPGRVTVATNMAGRGTDIKLLPKVAEAGGLHVLATERHEAGRIDRQLYGRSGRQGDPGSFEIVSSLEDEIMTTSRRLLWRWAAQALVSRGKPLQGKPAVFLMRQAQLSAESLHARIRRDLLRHEDSLETSLAFSGRLE
- a CDS encoding HlyD family efflux transporter periplasmic adaptor subunit, translating into MSEALFSPSWYRVANLAPRLRSHAQLHRHQYRGQTWYVLQDQSNERYHRFSPAAYAFIGLMDGRRTVQEIWELVSTKLGDDAPTQPQVVQLLSQLHSTDVLQCDIPPDIAELLHRHERTKQKKWQRKLMNVFAWQFPLFDPERLLQTFVPLVRPFFGWGGALVWLAIVIPGVLIGATHWSDLTANLIDQISTPQNLVLLWFLFPIIKALHEFGHAFAVKAFGGEVHEMGIMLLVFSPVPYVDASASSAFASKWQRAVVGAAGMIVELVLASIAIFVWVSVEPGIVRTLAYNTIMIAGISTVLFNGNPLLRFDGYHMLADLTEIPNLGQRANKYIGYLCERYPFGCEEAQVPHATPGERVWFVGYSVSAFLYRVFIVFVILMYLTDQWFALGMFFAVVTAVTWFLIPLGKGLGYLFTSARIRRVRGRAIAVTSGTVAVIIAALCFTPVPFRTRAEGVVWIPDEAIVRAGADGFVEKVVGIPGSKVSRGDVLVVCQDSVLTAQLTVLEARLREINARIREQIPENLVKAKILEEEKRYVEEKLARTREQVQDLVITAKVDGTLVVSRVDDLPGRFVHRGDVLAHVVDLNTLTVRTVVDQTDIDLIRHSTKQVQVRLAERLVSPIDAGVSRLVPAASDELPSPALGSDGGGQVPMDPKDPKGQKALRKVFQVDLQLPVELGVVNVGGRVYVRFDHGWAPLMAQWYRQGRQLFLSRFNV